In Gossypium raimondii isolate GPD5lz chromosome 12, ASM2569854v1, whole genome shotgun sequence, a single window of DNA contains:
- the LOC105764969 gene encoding probable disease resistance protein At5g45440, whose translation MSQQSSNQNASTDGSREKTPLYDEFIRDEFPEDDKGRPSRYDVFSRENCRFFDRPNNPSGSMDYSPADEAGGVSEEDSFNLKEEDIPLFLNNIYQPVKLDKVRGFDYDEKTFKMLLLNEKSQQDELKLLGVVGMVGVGKTTLCRLILEEEQVKQSYFPRLLITMSGSMEKVVENMLEHLGVELEEIKSSIANENKLPGLLYALHLKLEGKKFLIVLDNVKEEDEYYEKPITDVKKEGEYCDKLISCLKSGHGFPKGYGGAVILNGRNEDAIKKIVGERNLHRLQLLSDPRDCWYIYRSLALGDSDHPDARTDDIPSKPNEELKKKCGGLPLVARIMGELKQRQDKIREKNPASRQPSNGSGVDPEDTTPQENTGSKSGAPDQTRSTREA comes from the coding sequence ATGAGTCAGCAGAGTAGTAACCAAAATGCAAGCACAGACGGCTCCAGGGAAAAGACGCCTTTGTACGACGAGTTTATTCGGGATGAATTTCCTGAAGATGATAAGGGTCGACCTTCAAGATATGATGTATTTTCCAGGGAAAATTGTCGGTTCTTTGATCGTCCTAATAATCCTTCAGGTTCTATGGACTACTCTCCTGCAGATGAGGCCGGAGGGGTATCCGAAGAAGATTCTTTCAACCTCAAAGAAGAAGACATACCACTATTCTTAAACAACATTTACCAGCCGGTGAAACTGGACAAGGTTCGTGGTTTCGATTATGACGAGAAGACATTTAAAATGCTGCTTCTCAATGAAAAGAGCCAACAAGACGAGTTGAAGCTACTGGGGGTTGTTGGGATGGTTGGTGTTGGAAAAACCACACTTTGTCGTTTAATTCTGGAGGAAGAACAAGTGAAGCAGAGCTATTTCCCAAGGCTTCTGATAACCATGTCCGGCTCCATGGAAAAGGTTGTTGAAAATATGCTGGAACATCTGGGAGTTGAACTCGAAGAAATCAAAAGCTCCATCGCCAACGAAAACAAACTTCCAGGTTTGCTCTATGCTCTTCACCTAAAATTGGAAGGTAAGAAGTTTCTGATCGTGCTTGATAATGTAAAGGAGGAAGACGAGTACTATGAAAAGCCAATAACTGATGTAAAGAAGGAAGGCGAGTACTGTGATAAGCTAATATCTTGCCTAAAATCCGGCCATGGATTCCCCAAGGGGTATGGGGGAGCAGTCATTCTGAATGGTAGAAATGAGGACGCAATAAAGAAGATAGTTGGAGAACGAAACTTGCACCGACTCCAGCTCCTTTCCGACCCCAGAGACTGCTGGTATATATACCGGTCCTTAGCTTTGGGTGACAGTGACCATCCAGATGCTCGAACAGATGACATTCCAAGCAAACCAAACGAGGAACTGAAGAAGAAATGTGGAGGTCTTCCTTTAGTAGCCCGAATTATGGGTGAATTGAAGCAACGGCAAGACAAGATCCGAGAAAAGAATCCTGCCTCACGTCAACCATCCAATGGTTCAGGGGTTGATCCAGAAGACACGACTCCACAGGAGAATACGGGATCAAAATCAGGAGCACCTGATCAAACTAGAAGCACCAGGGAGGCATAA
- the LOC105764970 gene encoding uncharacterized protein LOC105764970 has protein sequence MPSYIPLHISKAVKSIWDRWNIRGAILFSLWLQVLLIMVAPLRKSARGKFNIILIWFAYLLADAAANFAVGLISNSQRNQYDKVGHKANQNSEENSDLLAFWAPFLLLHLGGPDTITAFALEDNELWLRHFLGLGFQAGAVFYVFIQSLPNKNLWIPTLLMFVAGMIKYGERTSALYNASLDKFRDSMLKEPDPGPNYAKLMEEYDFKKKNKLPTQISSTLEPDKEAKASDIPPKTDRLKDLEVVHYAYKYFQTFKGLVVDLIFSFRERDESRDFFKIRDPEDALKVIEVELNFLYGTLYTKVEVLHLKTKKIYVGYILRFLALACVLATLGIFYFKVNKHEFRGVDIGITYTLLLGAIALDVIAIFMLIFSDRSIASIKDPERPPWWAPIYKAFLVLMRPWWKNCTCNCKYKHNSEHKLLATPLVVRRWSGSISSHNLIRYCLKSNRKSIHEFPSWWQIMFESILRFLKLYECFDKCATCICHVIEKCLSPIRKGLGKIFWPCFEKIFFFCAKDFMDEMVYVSLEPFSLDLWKFIFVELKTKSEFADTPETATRISSARGEWALTNACEEPERGKLLKYLTGVPYDESILLWHIATDLCYHHDNEKDQKNNRQDDDTENPTDQQDNKHEELTYRQFSKTLSDYMLYLLVFRPTMMSAVAGIGKIRFRDTCAEAERFFKIRDLHRNQDEKACEELLGVRTDVGPQEVKGDRSKSVLFDACMLAKELNKMNNKWKIMSKVWVELVSYAASHCRASTHAADVSQGGELITFFWLLMAHFGLGEQFQINEGHARAKLIVGK, from the coding sequence ATGCCTTCTTACATCCCTCTACACATCAGTAAAGCAGTGAAAAGTATTTGGGATCGATGGAACATCCGAGGGGCCATTTTGTTCAGTCTCTGGTTGCAGGTCCTATTGATTATGGTGGCTCCACTCAGAAAATCTGCCAGAGGAAAATTCAATATCATCCTCATTTGGTTTGCATATTTGCTGGCTGACGCAGCTGCCAATTTTGCTGTTGGTCTCATCTCCAATAGCCAACGCAATCAATATGACAAGGTCGGCCACAAGGCCAACCAGAATTCCGAGGAGAATAGTGATCTGTTAGCATTTTGGGCGCCCTTCCTTCTATTACACCTCGGAGGCCCTGATACCATCACAGCTTTTGCTCTCGAAGATAATGAGCTTTGGCTAAGACACTTTCTGGGCCTTGGCTTTCAAGCAGGGGCTGTTTTTTATGTCTTCATCCAGTCACTTCCCAATAAGAACCTATGGATTCCCACATTACTCATGTTTGTGGCTGGTATGATCAAGTACGGCGAGCGGACAAGTGCTTTGTATAATGCGAGCTTGGACAAATTTCGAGATTCCATGCTCAAAGAGCCAGATCCTGGGCCCAACTATGCTAAACTTATGGAGGAATATGACttcaagaaaaagaacaaaCTCCCAACACAAATCAGTTCGACGCTGGAGCCTGATAAAGAAGCTAAGGCTTCTGATATTCCACCTAAGACGGACCGCTTGAAGGACTTGGAGGTGGTGCATTATGCTTATAAATACTTCCAAACATTCAAGGGACTTGTTGTTGATCTCATCTTCAGCTTTCGTGAGCGCGACGAGAGTCGTGATTTCTTCAAAATTAGGGACCCTGAAGATGCTCTAAAGGTAATTGAGGTTGAACTCAACTTCTTGTATGGAACTCTCTATACCAAGGTGGAAGTTCTACACTTGAAGACGAAGAAGATCTATGTTGGCTATATTTTGCGATTCCTAGCTCTTGCGTGTGTTTTGGCTACTCTTGGAATCTTCTATTTCAAAGTAAACAAACATGAATTCCGTGGAGTTGATATTGGAATCACCTACACCTTGCTTCTTGGTGCCATTGCCCTGGATGTAATAGCCATCTTTATGCTCATTTTCTCAGATCGGAGTATTGCTTCTATAAAGGACCCTGAACGTCCACCCTGGTGGGCACCCATCTATAAAGCTTTTCTTGTCCTCATGAGGCCATGGTGGAAGAATTGTACATGTAACTGTAAGTACAAGCACAATTCCGAACACAAACTACTTGCCACTCCCCTTGTAGTTCGAAGGTGGTCTGGATCCATCTCGTCACACAACTTAATAAGGTACTGTCTGAAAAGCAATAGGAAAAGCATCCATGAATTCCCTAGTTGGTGGCAGATCATGTTTGAAAGCATACTTCGTTTCTTGAAACTTTATgaatgttttgataaatgtgctACCTGCATTTGCCACGTCATTGAAAAATGTTTAAGCCCTATTAGAAAAGGTCTAGGTAAAATTTTCTGGCCCTGTTTCGaaaaaatctttttcttttgtgcGAAAGATTTTATGGATGAGATGGTGTATGTGTCACTCGAGCCATTCAGTCTGGACCTATGGAAATTCATCTTTGTGGAGCTAAAAACAAAATCTGAGTTTGCAGATACTCCAGAAACCGCAACGAGAATATCCTCAGCCAGAGGTGAATGGGCTTTGACGAATGCTTGTGAAGAACCAGAACGTGGCAAGTTACTGAAGTATCTAACTGGTGTTCCCTATGATGAGAGCATTCTCTTGTGGCACATTGCCACAGATCTGTGCTACCACCATGATAATGAGAAGGATCAGAAGAATAACCGGCAGGATGATGACACGGAGAATCCGACAGATCAACAAGATAATAAGCATGAGGAATTGACATATCGGCAGTTCAGTAAAACCTTGTCGGATTACATGCTGTATCTTCTAGTATTTCGGCCAACCATGATGTCTGCTGTGGCGGgtattgggaaaataagatttCGTGACACATGTGCTGAGGCTGAAAGGTTCTTTAAGATAAGGGATTTACATCGAAATCAGGACGAGAAGGCTTGCGAAGAATTACTGGGTGTGAGGACGGATGTTGGCCCTCAGGAAGTGAAGGGAGACCGAAGTAAATCAGTGTTGTTCGATGCATGTATGCTGGCCAAAGAGCTAAATAAGATGAACAATAAGTGGAAAATAATGAGCAAAGTGTGGGTGGAATTAGTGTCATATGCGGCTAGTCATTGCCGAGCAAGTACACATGCAGCAGATGTAAGCCAAGGTGGAGAGCTTATTACCTTCTTTTGGTTGTTGATGGCTCACTTTGGTCTGGGGGAGCAGTTCCAAATCAACGAAGGACATGCAAGAGCCAAATTAATCGTGGGAAAGTaa